One part of the Paenibacillus silvisoli genome encodes these proteins:
- a CDS encoding VOC family protein → MMFIEENEGARMKYKTDAWAGPNFDMNVLSFQVEDIERLHRDLILSGVYAEDIRDNGGCGIEFYFADPDGNKFCAWEMQTVVTRQQDRFMFGNCYFEGSAGAFLSKVADQTRGASKRVHFLDIQSWRKADLEGLQEVILMLQQFNADHPNSISITGI, encoded by the coding sequence ATGATGTTCATCGAAGAGAATGAAGGAGCCAGGATGAAATATAAAACCGATGCTTGGGCTGGCCCGAATTTTGATATGAACGTATTGTCCTTTCAAGTAGAGGACATCGAAAGGCTTCATCGCGATTTAATACTAAGCGGCGTTTATGCGGAAGATATTCGGGATAACGGCGGCTGCGGGATTGAATTTTATTTTGCCGATCCTGACGGCAATAAATTTTGCGCATGGGAAATGCAAACCGTGGTTACAAGACAACAGGATCGGTTCATGTTCGGAAACTGTTATTTTGAAGGAAGCGCAGGCGCATTTTTGTCGAAAGTAGCCGATCAAACGCGCGGTGCATCCAAGAGAGTTCATTTCCTCGACATTCAATCATGGAGGAAGGCGGACTTAGAGGGTCTGCAAGAGGTTATATTGATGCTGCAGCAATTCAACGCAGATCATCCGAATTCCATCTCGATTACTGGTATTTAG